In Candidatus Saganbacteria bacterium, a single window of DNA contains:
- a CDS encoding deoxyhypusine synthase family protein, with translation MNNKEQFKAIKNFIDHNYRHFNAAVVKDASAAYVEHLGKGGKMFLAMAGAMSTGEIGLTLAEMIRQDKIHAISTTGANLEEDIFNLVAHDFYERVPGYRYFTKDDEEALLARHMNRVTDTCIPEEEAMRRIERIVQKYWYKAEKEGKRYFPYEYMYRIIRDGVLKESYQIDPKDSWLIAACEKDLPIFVGGWEDSTIGNVLVADHKRGNIKDMSIVKTGLETMSFLIDWYKKTSKDHPIGFFQIGGGIAGDFPICVVPLIEQDLFEKDVRKWGYFCQISDSTTSYGSYSGAVPNEKITWGKLGKETPSFVIESDATIVAPLMFSYILGQE, from the coding sequence ATGAACAATAAAGAACAATTTAAGGCCATCAAAAATTTCATCGACCACAACTACCGGCACTTCAACGCAGCGGTCGTGAAAGATGCTTCCGCCGCTTATGTGGAGCACCTGGGCAAAGGCGGAAAAATGTTCCTTGCGATGGCGGGCGCCATGAGCACCGGAGAGATCGGGCTCACGCTTGCGGAGATGATAAGGCAGGACAAAATCCACGCGATATCGACAACAGGCGCGAACCTTGAAGAGGACATATTCAACCTTGTCGCCCATGACTTTTACGAAAGGGTTCCCGGCTACAGGTATTTTACAAAAGACGACGAGGAAGCACTTCTTGCAAGACATATGAACAGGGTGACAGATACATGCATTCCCGAAGAAGAAGCGATGAGAAGGATAGAGAGGATAGTCCAGAAATACTGGTACAAGGCTGAAAAAGAAGGGAAAAGATATTTTCCTTACGAGTACATGTACAGGATCATCAGGGACGGAGTGCTGAAAGAAAGTTACCAGATAGACCCGAAAGATTCCTGGCTGATAGCAGCATGCGAAAAAGATCTCCCGATATTCGTCGGGGGCTGGGAAGATTCAACGATAGGCAACGTCCTTGTCGCAGACCATAAAAGAGGAAATATCAAAGACATGTCTATCGTGAAGACCGGGCTCGAGACCATGAGCTTTTTGATCGACTGGTACAAAAAGACATCTAAAGACCACCCGATAGGCTTTTTCCAGATAGGGGGCGGCATAGCAGGGGATTTCCCGATATGTGTCGTGCCTTTGATCGAGCAGGACCTTTTTGAGAAAGATGTCAGGAAGTGGGGATATTTCTGCCAGATATCCGACAGCACCACGTCTTACGGTTCTTATAGCGGCGCGGTCCCTAATGAAAAGATCACGTGGGGCAAACTGGGAAAAGAAACTCCAAGTTTTGTAATTGAAAGCGACGCGACGATAGTAGCCCCTCTGATGTTCTCGTATATCCTCGGCCAGGAATAG